catgtgcttaaatgcaaccgtgattcctacgaaagtgagttagtgtgcattcgtgtagttcttattttcgtaattttgattttgaataataaGCCCATTCTCCTCtccgtttctcattctagctttgcttgaggacaagcaaaggtttagcttgggggagtttgatgagcgacatttatgtcgctcttagcttaggattttggttcattttattagcattttattattatttttccttcgttttatcgtttttagttcgtttatcgcatttttgtattaatcgtaatattttctcATCTTGCGTAGATTTTAGTCATTTTTTGCTTTAAACGTGTCTTTTGttcgcattctcattgcgtaagggtcGTTTTGAGCATTAACGTGTTTataatgtgtcattatgcttgacgatgtttaatatgattttacgatttgtaaaaatgcgATGTGAATTATTAATACGATTTTCTATTCTTAACGTTGAATTTGAGGATGGGTTCAAGCAATCCAATACTCATATTaagatgattgagacccaactagctcaacttgctagcaccatcaaggagcaacaagtgcacacaagtctcccaccccaaggtcaacctcCTAAGCAAATGTACGCAAttgtgacaaggagtgggaagacTTTAGATGATGGTGTTACGCATGTTGAAGCTCAATGCTCTAGGGGGGAAAATTCTAAGGGAGATGAGTCCTCGGACCATGATGATGAGGAAGGGAAGTCTCATGTCGATGGCATGAGTGATGGTGATAAGTCGAATGAGACTACCCTTCTTCCTCTCCCAACTCCTACTCCCCCCTACCGTCAAAGATTTGTCGGTAAGAAGATGGATGACCAATTCCACAAATTCCGGGAAACCATTAGCAAACTTTATGTCTCATTATCTTTTACCGAGGCACTCAAACAAATGCCCCACTACTCAAGATTCATGAGGGACATTCTTAGTGGCAAGAGAGGGTGTGAACCCAAGGAGACCGTTCTACTCACGGAGAGTTGTAGCGCTCTAATTCAGCACTCCTTTCCCCCAAAACTCAATGATCCCgggagtttttctatcccttgtagAATTCAAAAGCTAAAATTTGAGAATTCTCTTTGTGATTTGGGGGCAAGTGTGAGCATCTTGCCATATAAGATTTTTGAGAAGCTTACTCTTGGTGATCTCTCTCCTACCGCTATGTCATTGCAACTAGCCGATCGATCGGTTATGTTTCCATTGGGTAGGATTGAGGATGTTCCCCTCGTAGTTGGCaagcttacttttcttgttgactTCGTTGTCTTGGACATCGATGAGGATGCCCACACCCCCATTATCTTGGGGAGGCCATTCTTGGCCACCGCGGGTGCCCTTATCGACGTGAAAGGGGGACTTATCACCTTGAAGGATGGAGATGCCAAAGCTAGCTTCAAGCTCACTATTTATGATCAATGTTGTCCCAAAATGAAAAGTTGCATGAAAATCGACACTCTTGCTTGTGTTGAGAACAACCATACTTGTGCTAATTCTtctaactgaaggaaataatgcccttggtccaagtatgcattctatgttaagtctaataaatgcggttcagtattaattaacaagttaataattcagtgagatcaagtgagctgaatgcctagctagaggccgcttcggttcaagtggaattaatgatattaatccacagcttactcttgactgaacccgtagggtcacacaaataatacgtaaacggatcaagtatttaatggcattaaatactccatctatggatattcggaatcgacggatcttggtttcagtgggagctgagatcgtcacaggtaagaaatgaatactccggaaacgatgatattgccggaaacggaaatataaatattatccaagtcgtagatgttgccggaaacggaaacatggtacgtatcgggaaatattatcggaaatggaaatattgccggaatcggaaatattgccggaaacggaaatattgtcagaatcggaaatattatcggaatcggaaaataattccggaaacggaaatattaaaatttttgttcgaaacggaaattaattccggaatcgaaaatattaaatattgttcgtatcggaaatatattccggaatcgggaatttaatcggaagcgtatcgtacgaataagcatcggacgaggcctgccggacgagggcccagcacgaagccaggccatcgcccagcaagccaagcgcgccacacgaacagccaaggccacgccaggcccagcgcaaggccaggcccagcaggccatggcagcacgcacagcgcgcgcagcgcgcgcagctgcgagcagtgggccgcgagcattgctgcagctcgcgtgggcttgtagctcgcgtgggccgtgcggccgtgtgggctgtgcgcgggcatggcctgcacgcttgcgggtcatgctcgcgtaagtgtttgtgttcgcatacgaaacctaaaacgtgcagaattcggttaatgattaaattcctaattctatttgataaattaattaaataagagttttattataattctaatttaattaattcgtatcctaataggattccaattctctttccatacccctataaatatgtggcctgagttcacaatttataacgagtaatttaagtattcaaagtgagttttgagagaaaaattcagtcacacatcttgctcaaaagtgccgaaaatttatagtaccttaggggcgattctagttggtcaatcttaaggcggatccggacgtgctgtggactatctacggagggacgacacttggagtcctaaagacttgttcttgttcggttcgggcgcagctagggaaggcacgcaacaaagagtatgcatctaaattatgctatatgattatgtgtaaataatatgtattcctggcttaatggttgtttccgcatggtttatgaattgtcatatgtatcataacctaacagtggtatcacgagcctcttattattttcataatctaaattgcatgaacatggttaaatattacaaatttgcaagaattaaaagggttgattaattttcgtaattgttaattaattgcaaattgcgtttatttaattatacgtacgcagtttttcggcagtttcttcgttactcatccaaatcgagtgatttttgtgtcaattccacatgtaaaaggcattctaaaatttttctgcccaacccagaattctcaaattcgaagcctaactatgacttttcgaaggttttagtttttcgaatgcaaaatttcgtaaatttaagatgttaaatatgcctaacctactgtatatgtttaacaagtttgaatgcctagccttgttaattatgcaatctaatttgtaattatgattaatttgttgaaaattagaataatttagaattaatttgattttcataattaattataatttaattagaaacctatgattaaaaaccaccataaaaattataaatttatgataaatttcaaatttttatgacctaggcttgaatccatgataatcggaaatcaattgaataataaattttcgatttttcgccctaaaattatgaaattaatattaatttattaatttgtcattaattttaaatataaattttaaatttttatgcgattcgttcatataacttgcacgcacaaagcaatggacgctacgtgttacccttaaggggtgttgtatagtgcgggcatgcgacgacgagcaagggagctcgtcgcccgtgcggcacgaatgcaatgagcaagggcatggtgcacgagcacaaggcagcagccctgccttgtgtcgtgggccacgagcaatggacgaatgggtatgggcgaaggcaaggcacgacagtcgcgtgtgggcagcaagcgagctgcgccacaacgcgcactgcctcgcgcgcagcgagcgcaagctcgcgtgccacgagcgctgcgcccagcgtcgatcgcgcgcagcgagcaattgctcgcgcacagagagcgatggctcgcgtgcatcgagcgctggagcgcgcgcagcaagcgctggcgagcgcgcacagcgagcgatggctcgcgtgcatcgagcgctggcgcgcgcgcagcgagcaccacttgtgcgatggcttgcgatgggaagatgcagcagctatgcgacgagcgcatgggctgcgcgcacatggccagcgatggctgtgtgcgtgtggcccatgggcgtgcgatgcgtagggtgtttgcattacgattagatcgttttgaatgtttaatttgaaattttcggtttacgtaattttaattaattttaaaattaataatttaaattattttcttggattttaattttgaatattgtaattataataaattttatttattctaattattttactaaaattaaaatcatgaattaatttaaacacgactgaaatcaaattaaaatttttggattcaattataaatttatatgggctttaaattttaattaaatttgtatgtttccggttagacttgaaatacatttttatgtttaaaattagtaaagcatatgaatttattggtttagtgggagcgctttttagtcataaactcttgattaggtctacgaatccttaaggttaaaacaacttgattagaattaataaggactgaataattggtagattattggtgcccttgattaattgctgcaaatgtttacgtgatgcataatgtgttttactaaccagctatgtgggccattcatgataatgaatgggtgaatggtatatattgtatatgtactgttttgcaggttatgaagtgactagtatggcccaaataggatagaaaatatggtctgcgtaccattaatttgaatgtaattggtctaaagtaccaaagttgttttttaattcaaatatggtctgcgtaccatcaaatagttgtaattagttttaattatagcttatcctatttgaagaaaatggtgcctcccacggagattttcaagacggactttgaagtcaaagcttcaagatgaagtcgggccatactagatcacatttatcttatgcatgctttaagttatttattgctttaaatatgtcttaattatgcataagattgtggcttgattatgttgcatgattaaggattttagttcacttaaaatctaaccaacatagtaagagccttaagttccaaacttaaaaattgagttaaaaggtgccatgccaaaatatacacttgcttggatatcctttacatcaatctagtaatagttttcgctcagcgaggtgttacttattggtcctaaaggggcaaggtacacaaataattgtgagtacatgttagttttggtgaaactcaacgatataagtaaggagtccttttatgtcgtggcaaaatcgataggtttacctaataagttcttagacgtacctatcaaccaagaatagtttctagactattagcaaaaggcttttgcttacctaagatgttttaggattaagtcgacaaactgtgcttagttcttcaatgattttaggatcttggaatcattttattcacacctgccggaacacataacttgaataaaatgcttaataaacattgaattatgcatgtatgcaagaatttaagtttattaagagaaactgtgaatggttatttatttgtttattcttttcaattgtagtttttaatatggcaaacaacaattcattcaacattcgatcaattctcgaaaaggagaagttgaacgggaaaaacttccttgacttgcaaaggaacttgcaaatagttcttatgcaggaagaaaaggagtatgtcctagatgaggcgatgcccgaagccgcaggcgacggggtcactcaggcagccctcaatcgttggattgatgccaacaaggatgtgaaatgtctaatgctcgccaccatgagtgcggatctgcagaaaacgttcatcaactcagatgctttcacaatcatcagtgagttgaagaacatgttccaagatctggctcgagtcgaaagattcgagactcataggcaaattcttgagaccaagcttaagaaaggcgagcccgtaagtccacatgttctcaaaatgattggactcattgagaatatgagtcggctggatcagcaattttctcaggaaatggctatagacaccatcctccattctcttcatagcgggtatgatcagtttaaactgaactacagtatgaatagtctggacaaaacgctcactaagcttcacggtatgttgaagaccgctgaaaagacgctcaaaagtgataagcaggatgtgcttatggtgcgtggcggcaagttcaagaaatctggaaagaagaggaatgctaagaaaggtggcaacaaggccagcccaactaagcaaactggcgccaaatctgtaaagaggaaggtcagtcaacccacttctgaatccgaatgcttctactgcaagaagaaggggcattggaagagagattgcttgaagctaaaggaagatcaaaagaacggaacagtcgttccatctttaggtattttcgttatagactgtatacttgctaattcaacttcttggatattagatacaggttgtggctcacacttatgttctaatccacagggactaagaagaagtagaaagttaagcaagggtgaagtcgacctacgagtgggaaatggagcacggattgctgcattagctgtaggaacttactttttgtcgttgccctccgggctagttttggaactggaagaatgtttccatgttccaagtcttactaaaaacatcatttcagtttcttgcctagatgctaagggattttcctttttaataaaagacaatagttgttcgttttattttaaagagatgttttatggatctgctagattagtcaatggactttatttattagatcacgacaaacaagtatataacataaataccaaaaaggccaaaaaggatgattcagatctcacctatctgtggcattgtcgattgggccatattaacttgaaacgcatagaaatacttcaaaaggaaggaattctagaaccatttgacttagaggattatggtaagtgcaaatcatgtttacttggaaaaatgacaaagcaacctttctctaaagttccagaaagagcaactgaactattgggttttatccatatagatgtatgtggaccaatgagtacaaatgctagaggtggtttcagctactttatcactttcactgatgacttcagtagatatgattatgtctacctaatgaagcataagtctgaatcctttgacaaattcaaggaatttcagagtgaagtagagaatcaattaggcaagaagattaaggcactgcggtctgatagaggcggtgaatatctgagctatgaatttgatgaccatctgaaagaatgtggaattctatcagaatcgactcctcctggaacaccacaatggaacggtgtgtcggaacggaggaacagaaccttgctagacatggtcaggtcaatgatgggtcaggccgaacttccattagaattttggggacatgcactaaatacggctgcactcactataaatagagctccgtctaaagctgtcgaaaagactccatacgaattatggtttggaaagcctccaaatgtgtcttttcttaagatttggggatgtgaagtatacgtcaaacgattaatttcagacaaacttcatccaaaatctgacaaatgtatccttgtgggctatccaaaggaaacaaaggggtattacttctacaatacatctgagaacaaggtgtttgttgctcgagatggtgtctttttggagaaagatcacatttccaaaatgacaagtgggagaaaagatgacattcaaactctagagaatgctcaagatgacattcaggacgaaactcagagatctttagaagaatctggtgagaatcatggtcaatctagaaatgttaccccgcgtagatcgcaaagatatagatctcaaccggaaaggtacttaggtattttgacgaacgagagctatgacgttctattacttgaaagtgatgaacctgcgacttacaaacaagctatgacgagccctagctccaagcaatggcaagaagccatgcaatctgaattagactccatgtctgaaaaccaagtatgggatttggtcgatttgacagatggctaccaagccattggaagcaaatgggttttcaaactgaaaaaggacaaggataggaaacttgaagttttcaaagctagattggttgcaaaaggttacaggcaagtccacggtgtggattatgatgaaaccttttcaccagttgcaatgctaaagtctattcggataatgttagcaatcgctgcatattacgattacgaaatatggcagatggatgtcaaaactgctttcttaaacggcgttttaacagaaactgtgtttatgacacagcctgaaggttttgaggatccaaagaatgctaaaaaggtatgcaagctaaagaagtcaatctacggattgaagcaggcatccaggagctggaatatacgttttgatgaagcagtcagtgactttggtttcatcaagaacgcggacgaatcttgtgtatacaagaaggtctgtgggagcaaaatttctttcctagtattacatgtcgacgacatattacttatcggaaatgacattcctatgttgaactctgtcaagatttggcttgggaaatgtttttcgatgaaagatctaggagaagcacagtacatattgggcatcaagatttacagagatagatctaaaaggtgattggacttagtcaaagcacttatatcaataaggtgctagataggttcaagatggcggactccaagcgaggctacctacccatgtctcatggaatgactctaagcaagactcagtgcccaaaaacacttgatgagcgtagacgaatgaatgggattccatatgcatcattgattggttcaataatgtatgctatgatatgtacacgcccggatgttgcgtacgcactcagtgctacgagcagataccactcagacccaggagaggcgcattggactgctgccaagaacattctgaagtacctgaaaaggcacaaagatgacttcctggtctatggtggagatgatgaattaattgttaaaggctatacggacgcaagtttccaaagcgacaaagatgatttcggatcacagtctgggtttgtcttctgcctcaacggaggagcagtaagctggaaaagtgctaagcaaagcaccattgcggattctacaact
This genomic stretch from Spinacia oleracea cultivar Varoflay chromosome 3, BTI_SOV_V1, whole genome shotgun sequence harbors:
- the LOC130469911 gene encoding uncharacterized protein, which produces MYAIVTRSGKTLDDGVTHVEAQCSRGENSKGDESSDHDDEEGKSHVDGMSDGDKSNETTLLPLPTPTPPYRQRFVGKKMDDQFHKFRETISKLYVSLSFTEALKQMPHYSRFMRDILSGKRGCEPKETVLLTESCSALIQHSFPPKLNDPGSFSIPCRIQKLKFENSLCDLGASVSILPYKIFEKLTLGDLSPTAMSLQLADRSVMFPLGRIEDVPLVVGKLTFLVDFVVLDIDEDAHTPIILGRPFLATAGALIDVKGGLITLKDGDAKASFKLTIYDQCCPKMKSCMKIDTLACVENNHTCANSSN